A region from the Lysobacter antibioticus genome encodes:
- a CDS encoding M9 family metallopeptidase produces MLQRSKKKVGFAAVGAALLSFVLVGVSSEGEGSSVSGVREGAAGPVAAADAWLTKLLGAEKSVRATAQSAGYALISPGGAPLQARDLYAANGRGGEYTRSGYSHHPAGMRSRPGPAASMSEAMFGGAHVQSLPLEPAMVPPSRDPQAYRVKIGEEQKAIEEFDRKRPSQKAQAKRAGGEPSALHGAAGSSPQQGAAGHAGCAFGDAVGADLLDKLKHADTACANSQFNLSRDDALRTFTNEKMVTVADEIARLAQTYDGDNDQDILQLILFVRAGYYNQFKYRDQGLGAFNAAVGQSVRAGLDAFFGNNVTMALENDAHGEILAEAVILIDSARENTRFLSKIRTLLVNYDAAYDNLSFMERAINNCFHVLFNQGVELPDFTSQVAATLADTLSGFIRSNIGKLGGAKEYLVLNAARELSRQMRYPATIKNYASTKVDELADLTAFNNSTAPLRTIFGQYVETYDRENCQKYGLCNYKEELRAAVLPIQHACSPTISIRAQSISGDELRRTCDSVAGEQTYFHRVLATGNQAVANDNNASLEMVIFDSSSDYGRYSSAIYGNDSNNGGIYLEGNPAVVGNQPRFIAYEAEWIRPTFQIWNLEHEFVHYLDGRYNLYGDFMAGFSQGTVWWTEGLAEYISWSYLNQDNARAREQAARKPWTLSQLFKNEYGDQSRVYQGGYLAVRYMFEKRANDVNTILSYLRPGNYAEYKNRIAAIGTSYDADFNNWLTCVADGTACQQAPECTAPDTRQLDRNCARSNISQTRGNHAHFYILVPAGTASMRVTATGGNGNADLFVNTLGGSDPWAYKTRHNYWSMNAGNEESIVVNNPPGGQYVYISLYGEQDFSGVRLTVTY; encoded by the coding sequence ATGTTGCAGCGTTCAAAGAAGAAAGTAGGCTTTGCCGCGGTAGGCGCGGCACTGCTAAGTTTCGTTCTGGTCGGTGTATCCAGCGAGGGCGAGGGAAGCTCTGTGTCCGGAGTCCGCGAAGGGGCGGCCGGTCCTGTCGCTGCCGCGGATGCTTGGCTGACGAAGTTGCTCGGCGCGGAAAAATCGGTTCGCGCCACGGCGCAAAGTGCGGGCTACGCACTTATCAGCCCCGGTGGCGCTCCATTGCAAGCGCGCGATTTGTATGCGGCCAATGGACGGGGCGGTGAGTACACTCGCTCGGGGTACTCACATCATCCTGCGGGCATGCGCTCTCGTCCGGGTCCTGCGGCCTCGATGAGCGAAGCGATGTTCGGCGGCGCCCATGTTCAGTCTCTGCCGCTGGAACCGGCCATGGTGCCGCCGAGTCGCGACCCGCAAGCCTATCGGGTCAAGATCGGCGAGGAACAAAAAGCGATAGAAGAGTTCGATCGCAAGCGTCCGTCTCAGAAAGCGCAGGCGAAGCGTGCAGGCGGAGAGCCCAGTGCGCTGCACGGCGCCGCGGGAAGCAGCCCGCAGCAGGGGGCCGCCGGACACGCAGGCTGCGCATTCGGCGATGCGGTCGGCGCAGATCTGCTGGACAAGCTGAAGCATGCCGATACGGCCTGCGCGAATTCCCAGTTCAATCTCTCCAGGGACGACGCGCTGCGCACCTTCACCAACGAGAAGATGGTCACCGTCGCCGACGAAATCGCCCGGCTCGCCCAGACCTACGATGGCGACAACGACCAGGACATCCTGCAGTTGATCCTCTTCGTGCGAGCCGGATATTACAACCAGTTCAAGTATCGGGATCAGGGCCTTGGGGCGTTCAATGCGGCGGTCGGCCAGTCCGTGCGCGCCGGGCTTGATGCGTTCTTCGGCAACAACGTGACCATGGCTTTAGAGAACGATGCGCACGGCGAAATCCTCGCGGAAGCCGTGATCCTGATCGACTCCGCTCGCGAGAACACCCGGTTTCTTTCCAAGATCCGTACCTTGCTCGTCAACTACGACGCTGCTTACGACAATCTGTCCTTCATGGAGCGGGCGATCAACAACTGCTTCCACGTCCTGTTCAACCAGGGGGTCGAGCTGCCCGATTTTACGAGTCAGGTCGCCGCCACTCTGGCCGATACTCTCTCGGGCTTCATCCGCAGCAATATCGGCAAGCTCGGCGGCGCAAAAGAGTATCTTGTACTCAACGCGGCGCGCGAGCTCTCCCGCCAGATGCGCTATCCGGCAACCATCAAGAACTATGCCAGTACCAAAGTCGACGAACTGGCGGACCTGACGGCATTCAACAACTCGACCGCGCCGCTGCGTACGATCTTCGGGCAGTACGTCGAAACCTACGATCGCGAAAACTGCCAGAAATACGGTCTGTGTAATTACAAGGAGGAGCTGCGTGCGGCCGTCCTGCCGATCCAACATGCCTGCAGCCCGACCATCAGCATTCGCGCGCAGAGCATCTCGGGCGACGAGCTTCGCAGGACCTGCGATTCCGTCGCCGGCGAGCAGACCTACTTCCACCGAGTCCTGGCCACCGGCAACCAGGCGGTCGCAAACGACAACAACGCCTCGTTGGAAATGGTAATCTTCGATAGTTCGTCCGACTACGGCAGATACTCCAGCGCGATCTACGGCAATGATTCCAACAACGGCGGCATCTATCTCGAGGGCAATCCCGCGGTAGTCGGCAATCAGCCCCGCTTCATCGCCTACGAGGCCGAATGGATCCGTCCGACGTTCCAGATCTGGAACCTGGAACACGAGTTCGTGCATTACCTCGACGGGCGCTACAACCTGTACGGCGACTTCATGGCGGGCTTCAGCCAAGGCACCGTTTGGTGGACGGAAGGACTGGCGGAGTACATTTCGTGGTCCTACTTGAATCAGGACAACGCCCGGGCTCGCGAACAAGCCGCGCGCAAACCCTGGACGCTGAGTCAGTTGTTCAAGAACGAATACGGTGATCAGTCGCGGGTCTATCAAGGCGGGTACTTGGCCGTACGCTACATGTTCGAGAAGCGTGCCAACGATGTGAACACGATCCTGTCCTACCTGCGGCCAGGGAACTACGCCGAGTATAAGAATCGCATCGCGGCCATCGGTACGAGCTACGACGCGGATTTCAACAACTGGCTGACCTGCGTTGCCGACGGTACGGCCTGCCAGCAGGCTCCGGAGTGCACCGCGCCGGACACGCGTCAGCTCGACAGAAACTGCGCCCGCAGCAACATCTCGCAAACGCGCGGCAATCACGCTCACTTCTACATCCTGGTTCCGGCCGGAACCGCCAGCATGCGGGTCACCGCAACCGGCGGAAACGGCAACGCCGACCTGTTCGTCAATACCTTGGGCGGCTCTGATCCGTGGGCCTACAAGACCCGCCACAACTACTGGTCGATGAATGCCGGTAACGAAGAGTCGATCGTGGTGAACAACCCGCCGGGTGGGCAGTACGTCTACATCAGCCTCTATGGAGAGCAGGACTTCAGCGGTGTGCGTTTGACTGTTACCTATTGA